A genome region from Candidatus Methanoperedens sp. includes the following:
- a CDS encoding S26 family signal peptidase: MGLKKIVKYFKESDSFFAGLLRDMVFVLTVVLIFASVSKIALGLYTPMVAVESGSMIPHIRIGDIIFVESINRTEIITNEEGKKMNYLSFDEYGDVILYKPRGIEGVTPIIHRAMYYVNESEPMWPGGPLAPHAGYITKGDNTKTNAAYDQQGSISHLQPIKKEWVIGKARFGRVPLLGCISLIPRGNFACFK; this comes from the coding sequence ATGGGTCTAAAAAAAATAGTAAAATATTTTAAAGAAAGTGATAGTTTCTTTGCAGGACTTTTGCGTGATATGGTCTTTGTACTTACAGTTGTACTTATTTTCGCCTCGGTTTCAAAGATCGCATTGGGACTATATACACCAATGGTAGCAGTAGAAAGCGGGAGCATGATCCCCCACATCCGGATCGGTGATATCATATTTGTTGAAAGTATCAATCGCACGGAAATAATCACAAATGAAGAGGGGAAAAAGATGAACTATTTGTCTTTTGATGAATATGGCGATGTCATCTTATACAAACCACGTGGGATTGAGGGAGTTACACCAATTATCCATCGAGCCATGTATTACGTGAACGAAAGCGAACCCATGTGGCCCGGAGGACCTCTTGCCCCACATGCCGGCTACATTACAAAAGGTGATAATACAAAAACTAATGCTGCATATGACCAGCAAGGCAGTATAAGTCACCTGCAGCCTATTAAAAAAGAATGGGTGATCGGGAAAGCAAGATTTGGCAGGGTACCATTGCTCGGATGTATTTCGCTTATTCCCAGAGGGAATTTTGCATGTTTTAAATAA
- a CDS encoding ORC1-type DNA replication protein, translating to METNKSPINGIFEDMLMRATIFENREVLRSTYTPDYLPHRNDQVKGLATILVSALRGETPSNILIYGKTGTGKTAVAKHVGRELEKTSETHDIPCVVVYINCEVVDTQYRLLASIARHFDKDIPMTGWPTDQVYSELKGALDLDKRIAIIILDEVDKLVCKGDDVLYNLTRINSDLKKSKVSLIGVTNDLKFTEFLDPRVKSSLGEEEIIFPPYDANQIRDILNQRAQMAFKPQVLEETVIPLCAAYAAQEHGDARRALDLLRVSGEIAERIKSSKVLEAHVKQAQEKIEIDRIVEVVRTLPSQSKLVLLSVVLLGYNGDSNLTTGEAYNIYKQMCRLIGIEILTQRRVTDLISELDMMGILNATVVSKGRYGRTKEISLSVPSESTKRVLFEDYRLKPLEDFKPPNQTKLYA from the coding sequence ATGGAGACAAATAAATCACCAATAAACGGTATTTTCGAAGATATGTTGATGCGTGCAACGATCTTTGAGAACAGAGAGGTACTGAGATCAACATATACTCCGGATTATCTTCCGCACAGGAACGATCAGGTAAAAGGATTGGCTACAATATTAGTTTCGGCTTTAAGGGGTGAAACCCCTTCTAATATCCTGATATACGGAAAGACCGGAACAGGTAAAACCGCTGTGGCAAAACATGTAGGCAGGGAACTTGAAAAAACAAGTGAAACGCATGATATCCCATGTGTCGTTGTATATATTAACTGTGAAGTGGTGGATACGCAATACCGTTTGCTGGCATCCATTGCACGGCATTTCGATAAGGACATTCCCATGACCGGGTGGCCGACAGACCAGGTATATTCTGAACTAAAGGGCGCTCTTGACTTGGATAAACGCATAGCAATAATAATACTCGATGAGGTTGATAAACTTGTATGCAAAGGAGATGATGTGCTTTACAATCTTACCAGGATAAATTCGGACTTGAAAAAATCAAAAGTCAGTCTTATAGGCGTCACGAATGATCTTAAATTCACAGAATTCCTCGATCCAAGGGTTAAAAGTTCACTGGGCGAAGAAGAAATTATTTTCCCGCCTTATGATGCAAACCAGATAAGGGATATCCTTAACCAGAGAGCACAGATGGCTTTTAAACCCCAGGTACTGGAAGAGACTGTTATCCCTCTTTGTGCTGCTTATGCAGCCCAGGAACATGGGGATGCAAGGCGTGCACTTGATCTTTTGCGGGTATCAGGAGAGATCGCAGAACGAATAAAATCGAGCAAGGTCCTTGAAGCGCATGTCAAACAGGCCCAGGAGAAAATAGAAATAGACAGGATAGTAGAGGTAGTGAGGACCCTGCCGAGCCAGTCCAAGCTTGTTCTATTGAGTGTGGTTCTTCTCGGATACAATGGTGACAGCAACCTCACAACAGGCGAAGCGTATAATATTTACAAGCAGATGTGCAGATTGATAGGAATAGAAATCCTGACCCAGCGAAGGGTTACGGATTTGATATCCGAGCTTGATATGATGGGTATCCTGAATGCAACTGTTGTAAGTAAAGGCAGGTACGGAAGGACCAAAGAAATCTCTTTGAGCGTTCCTTCCGAAAGCACTAAAAGAGTTTTATTCGAGGATTACAGGTTAAAACCGCTGGAAGATTTCAAGCCGCCCAACCAGACAAAGTTGTACGCCTGA
- a CDS encoding S26 family signal peptidase, translating into MGIKETIKEIKESNNFWVGLLRDFLFVIIVVAIFASVSYIALGRFSPMVAVESKSMVPHLNIGDIIFIESADRSKIITYEDGQKTGYLSFGYYGDVILYMRSGDEKRTSIIHRAMYYVNKGEPMWPGGPSAPNAGYITKGDNNDTNPIYDQQGSISYLQPVKKEWVIGVARFRPVPLIGCVSLTMRGNLACFNQ; encoded by the coding sequence ATGGGGATAAAAGAAACTATAAAAGAAATAAAGGAAAGCAATAATTTCTGGGTTGGGCTTCTTCGGGATTTTTTATTTGTTATTATAGTAGTTGCGATTTTTGCTTCGGTCTCTTACATTGCCCTTGGCCGTTTTTCCCCGATGGTAGCAGTAGAAAGTAAAAGCATGGTCCCCCATCTGAATATAGGCGATATAATTTTTATCGAAAGCGCGGACCGCTCGAAAATTATAACATATGAGGATGGTCAAAAAACAGGATATTTATCTTTTGGTTATTACGGTGATGTAATTTTATACATGCGGTCCGGAGATGAGAAGAGAACTTCTATCATTCATCGAGCAATGTATTACGTCAATAAAGGCGAACCTATGTGGCCGGGCGGGCCTTCTGCTCCCAATGCGGGTTATATTACAAAAGGGGATAATAACGATACAAATCCGATATACGACCAGCAGGGAAGCATAAGTTATTTGCAGCCAGTCAAGAAGGAATGGGTAATTGGTGTTGCCCGTTTCAGACCAGTACCTTTGATCGGGTGTGTCTCACTCACCATGAGAGGAAATCTCGCCTGTTTTAACCAGTAA
- a CDS encoding c-type cytochrome, with protein sequence MNNNRLILIGLLIPALLMIPFSIISFYTDFANRNPDPLAVTVNFNQNTYNAVEGKKAFEQYQCMGCHTIVGNGAYFAPDMTTVYKRMGENDAALSSFILAGAPAKGMQPMRDRGMKEDDAYRITAFLKYTDMLDTNGWPGDGSWERDGNPDSTSAKKLDFFGIWQVVSGIVFINVLIFAIILAYENKKMMRGLE encoded by the coding sequence ATGAACAATAATCGGCTCATATTGATCGGGCTTCTTATCCCTGCACTCCTTATGATTCCGTTTAGCATAATCTCATTCTACACGGATTTTGCCAACAGGAATCCTGATCCTTTAGCTGTAACTGTGAATTTTAATCAAAACACATACAATGCAGTTGAAGGAAAGAAAGCCTTTGAGCAATACCAGTGTATGGGCTGCCATACTATCGTAGGGAATGGGGCATATTTTGCACCTGACATGACAACGGTTTATAAAAGAATGGGAGAAAATGACGCAGCACTTTCCAGTTTTATTCTTGCAGGCGCACCGGCAAAGGGTATGCAGCCAATGCGGGATCGAGGTATGAAAGAAGATGATGCTTACAGGATAACCGCTTTTTTGAAATATACAGATATGCTTGATACCAATGGCTGGCCTGGCGATGGTTCATGGGAGAGGGATGGTAATCCGGACAGTACATCTGCAAAAAAACTGGATTTTTTTGGTATCTGGCAGGTAGTATCAGGGATTGTATTTATAAACGTGCTGATATTCGCGATAATTCTTGCTTATGAGAATAAAAAAATGATGAGGGGACTTGAGTAA
- a CDS encoding tetratricopeptide repeat protein, translating to MRGKATHLNNIAGVYQDWGKQEKALEFYEKALKIDEELKDIRGKAIDFNNIGLVYQGWGKPEKALEFYNKSLIIFNELKAVRSADIVKGNIEFLRENLKN from the coding sequence ATAAGGGGAAAAGCAACACATCTCAACAATATCGCGGGTGTATATCAGGACTGGGGAAAACAGGAGAAAGCGCTGGAATTTTACGAGAAAGCACTAAAAATAGATGAGGAACTTAAGGATATAAGGGGAAAAGCAATAGACTTTAACAACATCGGACTTGTGTACCAGGGCTGGGGAAAGCCAGAGAAAGCACTGGAATTTTATAATAAATCATTGATAATATTCAATGAATTGAAAGCTGTCAGAAGTGCGGACATTGTAAAGGGAAATATCGAGTTTTTGAGAGAAAATCTGAAAAATTAG
- a CDS encoding histidine--tRNA ligase: MELQKPRGTRDFLPEEMIKRRYIENKLREVATHWGYGEIKTPTFEHIELFTLKSGEGILGEIYNFKDKGDREIALRPELTAPVVRMYVEELQRSPKPLKFFYFDNCFRYERPQKGRFREFFQFGVEIIGSARPESDAEVIALAVEMLKSAGISGDLHVGNLGIVRALLKDTRPEHQGKIMRLVDKKDDKGLEEFLEEINAPDDMRGKLFRLIGLHGENAVHEARELVGDIDAISQFKALLDLLDVYGLEYQVDLGIARGLDYYTGMVFEIYCEGLGAQNQVCGGGSYRLAALFGGEDTPSTGYGIGFDRIMEICEVHPQPPGRIVVVSFEDTRKEAIIIASKLREHLPTYLDVMGRKFKDQIAYANTIGASHVVIVGKNELDAGKVALKDMKTGEQVLVTVEEAVERVKS, encoded by the coding sequence ATGGAGCTCCAGAAACCCAGAGGCACGCGTGATTTCCTGCCGGAAGAAATGATTAAGCGCAGATATATTGAAAATAAGTTACGCGAGGTCGCTACACACTGGGGATACGGGGAGATAAAAACACCGACATTTGAACATATAGAGCTTTTTACGCTTAAATCCGGTGAAGGGATACTGGGTGAAATATATAATTTCAAGGATAAGGGTGACCGCGAGATAGCGCTTCGTCCTGAACTGACCGCCCCTGTAGTAAGGATGTATGTGGAAGAGCTCCAGAGATCGCCAAAGCCCCTGAAATTCTTTTATTTTGATAACTGCTTCAGGTATGAGCGTCCCCAGAAAGGACGTTTCCGTGAGTTTTTCCAGTTCGGGGTCGAGATAATCGGAAGCGCAAGGCCTGAGTCTGATGCAGAAGTAATAGCGCTTGCGGTTGAAATGTTAAAAAGTGCAGGTATCAGTGGAGATCTCCATGTGGGAAACCTGGGAATAGTGCGGGCTCTTTTAAAAGATACCAGGCCTGAACACCAGGGCAAGATCATGCGGCTTGTGGATAAGAAAGATGATAAAGGGCTTGAGGAATTTCTTGAAGAGATCAATGCACCTGATGATATGAGGGGAAAGTTGTTCCGCTTAATTGGATTACATGGTGAAAATGCAGTTCATGAGGCGCGCGAACTTGTTGGGGATATTGATGCGATATCGCAATTCAAAGCGCTTCTTGATCTCCTGGATGTGTATGGCCTGGAGTATCAGGTTGATCTCGGGATCGCAAGAGGTCTTGATTATTATACAGGCATGGTGTTTGAGATTTATTGTGAAGGACTTGGCGCCCAGAACCAGGTGTGCGGCGGCGGGTCATACAGGCTTGCGGCGCTTTTCGGGGGCGAAGACACGCCATCAACCGGATACGGTATCGGGTTTGACAGGATAATGGAGATCTGTGAGGTACATCCCCAACCACCCGGACGCATTGTGGTAGTATCGTTTGAGGACACGCGCAAAGAAGCAATAATTATTGCAAGTAAGCTAAGGGAGCATCTCCCGACATACTTAGATGTCATGGGGCGCAAGTTCAAGGACCAGATCGCTTATGCCAATACGATTGGCGCAAGTCATGTGGTTATCGTGGGAAAGAACGAGCTTGATGCAGGGAAGGTGGCGCTTAAGGATATGAAGACCGGGGAGCAGGTGCTGGTTACGGTGGAGGAAGCGGTTGAAAGAGTGAAAAGCTAA
- a CDS encoding tetratricopeptide repeat protein, with protein MKNISDCFIRNLPEMTGAVINDASFELSNDKLKLLNVTREKVDQYSKVKGKPVKDANILRTLGNEVYYLGKPEDAFKYFTEALEIDEELKDIRGKPIDLNNIGLLYQDWGKPEKALEFYEKALKID; from the coding sequence TTGAAAAATATCAGCGATTGTTTTATCCGGAATTTACCTGAAATGACAGGAGCCGTTATTAATGATGCTTCATTTGAACTCAGCAATGATAAGCTCAAACTCTTGAATGTAACGCGCGAGAAAGTTGACCAATATTCAAAAGTAAAAGGAAAGCCTGTTAAAGATGCCAATATTCTTCGTACTCTGGGTAATGAGGTATATTATCTAGGAAAACCTGAAGATGCCTTCAAGTATTTCACCGAAGCACTCGAAATAGATGAGGAACTTAAGGATATAAGGGGAAAACCAATAGATCTTAACAACATCGGACTTTTGTACCAGGACTGGGGAAAGCCGGAGAAAGCGCTGGAATTTTACGAGAAAGCGCTAAAAATAGATTAG
- a CDS encoding UPF0147 family protein yields MITVSENLSEIIKQCTEVLDRIVSDDSVPRNIRRSADNIKNVLSNEKQPISKRAAIVISNLDDIGNDPNIPIHTRTLIWGLSSKLESIPVDR; encoded by the coding sequence GTGATAACTGTGTCGGAAAATCTTAGTGAAATTATAAAACAATGTACTGAAGTGCTTGACAGGATAGTCAGTGATGATTCTGTCCCAAGAAACATCAGACGCTCAGCAGATAACATAAAAAACGTTCTTTCCAATGAAAAACAGCCAATATCAAAAAGGGCAGCAATTGTAATATCGAATCTTGATGATATCGGGAATGACCCCAATATTCCAATACATACAAGAACGTTAATATGGGGATTATCAAGTAAGCTGGAGTCAATCCCTGTTGACCGGTAA
- a CDS encoding aminopeptidase P family protein produces the protein MNEIEISDEDLEGYLAARNFTRTIGEEIVSNIKVGMTEKEVKEVASRIFNKNGVKQHWHMPIIGVGEGSTKLRSAYALVSSYFTEDKRILQENDIILIDMAPIYNDYPGDYTINHVMGSNPDLEALAAYAHDVSVKIAGHIKEGMIVADVFRWAQELAGKNPEYTLAYPPFISMGHRLRRVPPLWQVFPEPGLNYLLFGTSGPFITSSNNRPMNGLWIIEPYFIHKERAAKFEQLVLIGKETLIL, from the coding sequence ATGAATGAAATCGAAATTTCGGATGAAGATCTGGAAGGATATCTTGCAGCGAGAAATTTTACCAGAACAATTGGTGAGGAGATAGTGAGCAATATCAAAGTCGGCATGACTGAGAAGGAAGTAAAGGAAGTTGCCTCTCGGATTTTCAATAAGAATGGTGTGAAACAGCACTGGCACATGCCTATCATAGGTGTGGGTGAAGGAAGCACAAAATTGAGAAGTGCGTATGCTCTTGTATCCAGCTATTTTACAGAAGATAAGCGTATTTTGCAGGAGAATGATATTATATTAATAGACATGGCTCCGATTTACAACGATTATCCGGGAGATTATACAATAAATCATGTAATGGGAAGCAATCCTGACCTTGAGGCTCTGGCTGCATATGCGCATGACGTTTCAGTAAAGATTGCCGGGCATATAAAAGAGGGAATGATCGTAGCAGATGTATTTCGCTGGGCACAGGAACTCGCGGGTAAAAACCCTGAATATACTTTAGCATATCCTCCCTTTATTTCCATGGGACATCGTTTACGCAGGGTCCCTCCACTATGGCAGGTATTTCCTGAACCAGGTCTTAATTATTTGCTCTTCGGAACCAGTGGACCTTTTATTACATCAAGTAATAACAGACCGATGAATGGACTCTGGATAATCGAACCTTACTTTATACACAAAGAGCGAGCCGCTAAATTCGAACAGCTTGTATTAATCGGAAAGGAGACACTGATTCTATGA
- a CDS encoding nitric-oxide reductase large subunit — MSEYPSKIKTGKYFIAAVLLFIAQMLLGLVMSVDFLARDSSTNLPLNLTFDILKALHLNLMVLWLLLGFIGGLYYLLPAETGRDIKHPFLIDIQFWFLLLIGIGIIVSEIFFTGRNWWLVEGREYLEAGRFWDILLTVGLLSVVYNVIATILESKNKLSSPILVLAAGAIGSILMYVPGEIWFDSIVAAEYFRWWVVHYWVEASFELIAAGVIALILLAMTQVHREIIEKYLAIEVALIFLTGIIGQGHHYYWIGTPGIWIFLGGLFSALQPVPLFLMVWSAYKDLKENKKPIPNKVVLYMIIGATLGNFIGAGLWGFLHTLPQINFFTHGTQVTSSHAHFATPGTYLLLVIGIAYLAIPEISGRLDFPQYRGKIGFWLLVIGFLNMIIALIIAGVIQVYQQRVGGLSFMSVQNTLLPYFEWRLIGGLIAFVGGLLIAYDLILISTIKIKGERNNLNKEI; from the coding sequence ATGAGTGAATATCCATCAAAAATAAAAACAGGGAAATACTTCATTGCCGCTGTCCTGCTATTTATTGCCCAGATGCTTCTTGGTCTTGTGATGAGCGTTGATTTCCTTGCAAGAGACTCTTCAACAAATCTGCCGTTAAATTTAACATTTGATATTTTAAAAGCGCTTCATCTCAATTTAATGGTACTCTGGCTGCTTCTTGGATTTATTGGCGGCCTGTATTATCTGCTTCCGGCTGAGACCGGGCGCGACATAAAGCATCCGTTTTTGATCGATATCCAGTTCTGGTTCCTTCTTCTTATTGGCATCGGGATCATCGTTTCTGAGATTTTTTTCACAGGAAGGAACTGGTGGCTGGTAGAAGGAAGAGAATACCTTGAAGCTGGAAGATTCTGGGATATACTTCTTACGGTGGGGCTTTTGAGCGTTGTTTACAACGTGATCGCTACGATCCTTGAAAGCAAGAACAAGTTAAGTTCACCCATTCTTGTCCTTGCTGCTGGCGCAATAGGCTCGATATTAATGTATGTTCCCGGTGAAATATGGTTTGACAGTATTGTAGCTGCTGAGTATTTCAGGTGGTGGGTAGTTCATTACTGGGTCGAGGCTTCGTTTGAATTAATAGCAGCAGGCGTAATAGCTCTTATTCTCCTGGCAATGACTCAGGTGCACCGTGAAATAATTGAAAAATACCTGGCTATTGAAGTTGCACTCATTTTTCTTACAGGGATAATCGGACAGGGTCATCATTATTACTGGATAGGGACACCAGGCATCTGGATTTTCCTTGGCGGGCTTTTTAGCGCACTTCAACCTGTTCCTCTTTTCCTTATGGTCTGGTCGGCATATAAAGACCTGAAAGAGAACAAAAAACCTATCCCGAATAAAGTTGTGCTTTACATGATTATCGGAGCTACACTCGGTAACTTTATCGGGGCAGGACTCTGGGGCTTTCTCCATACTTTGCCACAGATCAATTTTTTCACGCACGGGACCCAGGTAACGTCATCACATGCACATTTTGCCACTCCTGGCACATATCTATTACTCGTTATCGGAATTGCGTATCTTGCAATCCCGGAAATATCCGGAAGATTGGATTTTCCACAGTACAGGGGGAAAATTGGATTCTGGCTTCTTGTTATTGGTTTTTTAAATATGATCATTGCATTGATAATCGCAGGGGTCATCCAGGTATACCAGCAAAGGGTCGGGGGTTTGAGTTTCATGAGCGTCCAGAATACACTATTACCGTATTTTGAATGGCGATTAATTGGCGGGTTGATCGCCTTTGTGGGAGGATTGCTGATCGCGTATGATCTTATTTTAATAAGTACAATAAAAATAAAAGGTGAACGAAATAATTTAAATAAGGAGATTTAA
- a CDS encoding cytochrome c gives MNSINWKIYFILISLCIITSPASAVAVDYPDERPSIEAGKKIYISNCAGCHGEKGDGSPFSGAFDFTNSEKMVNSNSTIFFDAIANGIPGTAMSSFSKLPKKDIWDVIAYLWAFWIDRQSAENGRTIYEKDCAGCHGMLGNGYGLPEAFDFTNLSQTAVKQPSVYFDRLTQGIPGTAMRPYKNDLTENERWDAVKYLFIFQFSDYQLTVPQITQPQITPAPTKPRYSGKEWYNTTGGGAIILVSAGLAIFILYLFIRGLKER, from the coding sequence ATGAATTCAATCAATTGGAAAATATATTTTATTTTAATAAGCTTGTGTATAATCACATCTCCAGCAAGCGCCGTAGCTGTCGACTATCCGGATGAACGACCCTCAATTGAAGCAGGAAAAAAAATATATATTTCGAATTGTGCAGGGTGCCATGGTGAAAAAGGGGATGGATCACCTTTTTCCGGCGCTTTCGATTTCACGAATAGCGAAAAGATGGTCAACTCCAACTCGACAATATTTTTTGATGCGATAGCAAATGGAATTCCAGGAACTGCTATGTCATCTTTTAGCAAACTTCCAAAAAAAGACATATGGGATGTTATAGCATATCTCTGGGCTTTCTGGATCGACAGGCAATCAGCAGAAAATGGGAGAACAATCTATGAGAAGGACTGTGCGGGATGCCACGGTATGCTGGGAAACGGATATGGTCTGCCCGAAGCTTTTGATTTTACGAATTTAAGCCAGACGGCCGTAAAGCAACCATCCGTCTATTTTGATCGTTTAACACAGGGCATCCCGGGGACAGCTATGCGCCCATATAAGAACGACCTGACTGAAAATGAACGCTGGGATGCCGTAAAATATCTATTCATATTCCAGTTCAGTGATTATCAGCTCACAGTACCTCAAATTACTCAGCCTCAAATTACTCCTGCGCCAACAAAACCTCGGTACTCCGGAAAGGAATGGTATAACACAACAGGCGGTGGCGCAATAATTTTAGTTTCAGCAGGATTGGCGATTTTTATATTATATCTTTTTATAAGGGGGCTTAAAGAAAGATGA
- a CDS encoding AbrB/MazE/SpoVT family DNA-binding domain-containing protein, translated as MEAIMKVGPKGQVVIPQEIRHALNIYPGSKVLFRLVNNKLEIEKPPQDAVAIFRESAKGMGKLKFHPHEAYEEELEERIN; from the coding sequence ATGGAAGCCATAATGAAAGTCGGTCCAAAAGGGCAGGTAGTCATTCCCCAGGAAATAAGACATGCTCTGAACATCTATCCTGGATCAAAGGTACTTTTCAGGTTAGTTAATAATAAATTAGAGATAGAAAAACCTCCGCAGGATGCAGTTGCCATCTTCAGGGAAAGTGCAAAAGGCATGGGTAAACTCAAGTTCCATCCTCATGAAGCGTATGAAGAGGAACTGGAAGAGAGGATAAATTGA
- a CDS encoding type II toxin-antitoxin system VapC family toxin produces the protein MNYFDSNLIIYAMLDETEIGEWTRELMERIQTGEMTACTSFLTFDEVFYKVKKVKGPGVAIKNLEAFLTMPNMRFIDVNDGVIWKALELIRGYHLLPRDAIHAASAFIAGAEIIFSEDTDFDNIPGLKRTWRGMNK, from the coding sequence TTGAATTATTTTGATTCAAACCTGATAATCTACGCGATGCTGGATGAAACAGAGATTGGAGAGTGGACAAGAGAGTTAATGGAACGGATACAGACCGGGGAAATGACTGCCTGTACTTCTTTTCTCACATTTGATGAAGTTTTTTATAAGGTAAAAAAAGTCAAAGGCCCTGGTGTGGCCATTAAAAATCTTGAAGCTTTTCTAACTATGCCAAATATGAGGTTTATTGATGTTAATGATGGTGTAATATGGAAAGCTCTTGAACTTATCAGGGGATATCATCTTCTCCCACGGGATGCTATACACGCAGCATCAGCGTTCATTGCAGGTGCAGAGATTATATTTTCAGAGGATACGGATTTTGATAATATCCCGGGTTTAAAGAGAACGTGGCGGGGAATGAATAAATAG